In Tsuneonella dongtanensis, a single window of DNA contains:
- a CDS encoding serine O-acetyltransferase, translating into MLTWLNFYVHGVEISSACEIGPHFFMPHVSGTVIGANRIGAYAVIYHQVTLGAKEVEPAHEHRPVVGDRAFIASGAKVIGPISLGDDVVVGANAVVTRSCGDAVTLIGIPAVETPRALVDARA; encoded by the coding sequence GTGCTCACCTGGCTCAATTTCTATGTCCACGGGGTGGAGATCAGTTCGGCGTGCGAGATCGGTCCGCACTTTTTCATGCCGCACGTGTCCGGCACGGTGATCGGCGCCAACCGCATCGGTGCTTACGCGGTCATCTATCACCAGGTCACCCTCGGCGCGAAAGAGGTCGAGCCCGCGCATGAACATCGGCCGGTCGTCGGCGATCGGGCCTTCATCGCCTCGGGCGCGAAAGTGATCGGGCCAATTTCGCTGGGCGATGACGTCGTCGTCGGCGCCAACGCGGTGGTTACCCGATCGTGCGGCGACGCCGTCACCCTGATCGGAATTCCTGCCGTCGAGACACCGCGCGCATTGGTCGACGCGCGCGCATGA
- a CDS encoding NAD-dependent epimerase/dehydratase family protein has protein sequence MRIAITGGMGFIGQALARNLLRGGHDVLLIDNLSPQIHGDIPRATTPEGASLRRLDIKEIVDDHTLIDGCDAVYHLAAETGTAQSMYRIRHYVSVNELGTGALLEALAKCERRPAKLVLASSRSVYGEGAYIDPREPARIIQPTSRTPEQLAAGNWELLATDGHPLQPVATPENLSFAPGSVYAATKAAQELLIRSAAPALGITPVVLRFQNVFGEGQSLQNPYTGIISIFFNRARQGLPIALFEDGLESRDFVHIDDIVGGLVASLFADVPDEEAINLGAGEPTTVAQLAEALVEASGHAVQTNVTGEYRVGDIRHCYADIDRARRYLGYSPQVSLADGLARFCAWAESQPAFEDRSERAMAELRERKLASAG, from the coding sequence GTGCGTATCGCAATAACAGGCGGAATGGGCTTCATCGGCCAAGCGCTTGCGCGCAATTTGCTGCGCGGAGGGCACGACGTCCTTCTGATCGACAATCTTTCTCCGCAGATCCACGGGGACATACCTCGGGCGACGACACCAGAGGGCGCCTCACTCCGCCGCCTCGACATCAAAGAAATCGTCGATGATCACACACTGATCGATGGGTGTGACGCCGTCTACCATCTGGCCGCTGAAACCGGCACCGCGCAGTCGATGTACCGGATCCGCCACTACGTTTCGGTGAACGAACTGGGTACGGGGGCGCTGCTCGAAGCGCTGGCGAAATGCGAGCGTCGGCCCGCAAAGCTGGTCCTCGCCTCGAGCCGCAGCGTCTACGGCGAAGGGGCGTACATCGATCCGCGGGAACCTGCTCGGATTATCCAGCCCACCAGTCGCACCCCGGAACAACTTGCGGCAGGTAACTGGGAATTGCTTGCGACAGACGGCCACCCGCTCCAGCCGGTGGCCACGCCCGAGAACCTGTCGTTCGCACCCGGTTCCGTCTACGCAGCGACCAAGGCCGCACAGGAGCTGCTCATCCGATCCGCCGCGCCGGCACTGGGCATCACGCCCGTAGTATTGCGCTTCCAAAACGTCTTCGGCGAAGGTCAGTCTCTGCAGAATCCGTACACCGGCATCATATCCATCTTCTTCAATCGAGCACGACAGGGCCTGCCGATCGCCCTGTTCGAGGACGGACTCGAAAGCCGGGATTTCGTGCACATCGACGATATCGTCGGCGGCCTCGTCGCCTCGCTCTTCGCCGACGTTCCGGACGAAGAAGCCATCAATCTGGGGGCGGGCGAACCGACAACTGTCGCCCAGTTGGCGGAAGCCTTGGTCGAAGCCAGCGGTCACGCGGTTCAGACGAATGTGACGGGCGAATACCGGGTCGGAGATATCCGGCACTGCTATGCCGATATCGACCGGGCCCGCCGGTATCTGGGCTACTCCCCGCAAGTCTCGCTGGCGGATGGCCTCGCACGGTTCTGCGCATGGGCAGAGAGCCAGCCGGCGTTCGAGGACCGCTCGGAAAGGGCGATGGCGGAACTTCGCGAACGCAAGCTCGCCTCCGCCGGCTGA
- the pseG gene encoding UDP-2,4-diacetamido-2,4,6-trideoxy-beta-L-altropyranose hydrolase, translating into MRCNEPPRIAIRADAGPSIGIGHLRRCLSLAQALRDLGVQVRFVTRVDGYPSAEVIEGAGFAVSCLPADGDDAAETIAVLSEWRPDWIIVDSYRLDAEWHSTMRDRLGCRVAAIDDVADREFDVEVLIDHNLAPDARAKYAGLLLRGSRILAGPRFALLGRVYADARPVEIVEKVRSIGIFVGGFDQSGLAKRALGAVRDAGFCGRVEVVAASADPRLPALEEAIAADENATLSLDLPNLADFFARHDLQIGAGGGATWERCCLGVPSVLAVVAENQLAVVPHLEAAGVILASAPDRESLAAAVARLIGDVSLRQEMARAARSLVDGAGSDRVAVALLADRLRVREATEEDCELAYRWRNDSATRAVSRERSEIPLDDHRDWFARTLADPARSLLIGMIGSRPVGVIRFDRVDEASVEVSLYLDPDLHGIGIGPHLLAAGERRAAAGLDIVAEVLEGNRGSARLFESSGYFRVSPGHYRKPGVLPAGDD; encoded by the coding sequence GTGAGGTGCAACGAGCCGCCGAGAATCGCGATCAGGGCCGATGCCGGCCCGTCGATCGGCATCGGGCACCTCCGCCGCTGTCTCTCGCTCGCGCAGGCGCTTCGCGATCTCGGGGTCCAGGTTCGCTTCGTGACGAGGGTGGATGGCTATCCGAGCGCCGAGGTGATCGAAGGTGCCGGATTTGCCGTCTCATGCCTGCCCGCTGACGGTGACGATGCAGCCGAAACCATCGCTGTGCTTTCCGAATGGAGGCCCGACTGGATCATCGTCGATTCCTACCGGCTCGACGCCGAGTGGCACAGCACGATGCGCGATCGCCTGGGGTGCCGCGTAGCAGCGATAGACGATGTAGCCGATCGCGAATTCGACGTCGAAGTGCTGATCGACCACAACCTCGCGCCCGATGCGCGCGCGAAATATGCCGGGTTGCTCCTTCGCGGATCGCGAATTCTCGCGGGGCCGCGCTTCGCCTTGCTGGGGCGGGTTTACGCCGATGCACGACCTGTCGAGATCGTCGAGAAAGTGCGCAGCATCGGAATTTTCGTGGGCGGATTCGATCAGTCCGGACTCGCCAAGCGAGCTCTCGGTGCGGTGCGCGATGCCGGGTTTTGTGGCCGGGTGGAGGTGGTCGCAGCAAGCGCGGATCCGCGACTGCCCGCGCTCGAAGAGGCAATCGCGGCTGACGAAAACGCCACGCTTTCCCTGGACCTTCCCAACCTTGCCGACTTCTTCGCGCGGCACGACCTGCAGATCGGCGCCGGCGGAGGGGCCACTTGGGAACGCTGCTGTCTGGGTGTACCGAGCGTCCTGGCGGTCGTCGCCGAGAACCAACTCGCCGTTGTCCCCCATCTCGAAGCGGCAGGTGTGATACTTGCCAGCGCCCCCGACCGTGAAAGCCTGGCGGCAGCCGTCGCGAGACTGATCGGCGATGTGTCGTTGCGCCAGGAGATGGCGCGGGCTGCGCGCTCCCTCGTCGATGGTGCGGGATCTGACCGCGTTGCGGTTGCGCTTCTCGCCGACCGGCTCCGGGTGCGCGAGGCGACCGAAGAGGATTGCGAGCTGGCCTATCGCTGGCGAAACGACTCTGCGACGCGGGCCGTTTCGCGCGAGCGATCGGAAATTCCCTTAGACGACCATCGCGACTGGTTTGCGCGGACCCTTGCCGATCCCGCGCGCAGCCTGCTCATCGGCATGATCGGGTCTCGTCCGGTGGGCGTAATCCGCTTCGACCGGGTCGACGAGGCAAGCGTGGAAGTATCGCTCTATCTCGATCCAGACCTCCACGGCATCGGTATCGGCCCGCACCTGCTTGCCGCAGGTGAGCGCCGGGCCGCGGCGGGATTGGACATTGTCGCCGAAGTGCTAGAAGGCAACCGCGGGTCCGCGCGGCTGTTCGAATCGAGCGGCTACTTTCGCGTGAGTCCCGGACATTACCGTAAACCCGGCGTGTTGCCGGCAGGAGACGACTGA
- the hisH gene encoding imidazole glycerol phosphate synthase subunit HisH, translated as MRRILIKVTRRTVGIVDYGVGNHASVRQTLHAIGHRCRISSDPAVLAASDVIFLPGVGAFGAAMEALRNTGLAEFLQERGRAGQPFVGLCLGMQLLADAGHEYGYNAGLGLIPGEVIRLDQTPCHIGWNAVDAVTADSMFAPTDGRAMYFNHSFVFDTPPDYRALTARIDRPFTVGVRRENLVGLQFHPEKSQEDGRELLRNVIKGLCG; from the coding sequence GTGAGGCGCATCCTGATCAAGGTCACGCGGCGCACCGTCGGGATCGTCGACTATGGTGTCGGCAATCATGCCTCGGTGCGGCAGACGCTGCACGCGATCGGGCACCGCTGCCGGATATCGTCCGATCCTGCGGTGCTCGCCGCATCAGATGTCATCTTCCTGCCTGGCGTTGGCGCCTTCGGCGCGGCGATGGAAGCGCTCCGCAATACCGGCCTTGCGGAGTTTCTGCAGGAGCGCGGGCGCGCAGGGCAGCCGTTCGTCGGTCTATGCCTCGGGATGCAGCTCCTCGCCGACGCGGGGCACGAATATGGGTACAATGCCGGGCTGGGGCTGATCCCGGGCGAAGTGATCAGGCTGGACCAGACTCCGTGCCACATCGGCTGGAACGCGGTCGACGCGGTCACCGCCGACTCCATGTTCGCCCCGACCGACGGGCGGGCGATGTATTTCAACCACAGCTTCGTCTTCGACACTCCTCCCGACTACCGCGCCCTGACTGCGCGTATCGATCGGCCGTTCACCGTCGGCGTGCGCCGCGAAAACCTCGTCGGGCTGCAGTTCCATCCGGAAAAGAGCCAGGAAGACGGTCGCGAACTGCTCCGCAACGTCATCAAGGGATTGTGCGGATGA
- a CDS encoding N-acetyl sugar amidotransferase — protein sequence MKYCSRCLQPDTRPNTKFTSEGICPACDYFARLQDVDWQERYEILQDLLAGYRKKPGQHWDCIIGVSGGKDSTRQALWVRDKLGMNPLLVCLTYPPEQVTERGTENLSALIEHGFDLVMSAPAPQTWRKLMREAFDRFTNFGRSTEMALFSSVPQLAIRYQIPLILWGENPGLQLGDLKTLGRTGYDGNNLRNMNTLAGGAMDWMLDVADMKSMIPYQYPSPEDFEKHDLQIVYLGWFLGDWSLTNNGMYAASEGLQLRTDTVENTGDLRGVTSLDEDWVTLNQMIKFYKFGFGRVTDYVNEEIRLGRLTRDEGIDLVTRYDDSCSPEYIAAFCDYIGISVDAFWQQVHGSVNKDLFDVRPNGLIERKYTVGVGL from the coding sequence ATGAAGTACTGCTCTCGCTGCCTCCAGCCGGACACGCGACCGAATACGAAGTTCACGTCCGAGGGTATCTGTCCCGCGTGCGACTATTTCGCGCGGTTGCAGGATGTCGACTGGCAGGAACGCTACGAGATTCTTCAGGACCTGCTCGCCGGGTACCGCAAGAAGCCCGGCCAGCACTGGGATTGCATCATCGGCGTATCGGGGGGCAAGGATTCGACCAGGCAGGCGCTCTGGGTTCGCGACAAGCTGGGCATGAACCCGCTCCTGGTATGTCTGACATATCCTCCCGAACAGGTTACCGAGCGCGGCACCGAGAACCTGTCCGCCTTGATCGAGCACGGATTCGATCTCGTCATGAGCGCGCCGGCTCCGCAGACATGGCGCAAGCTAATGCGCGAGGCTTTCGACCGCTTCACCAACTTCGGACGCTCGACCGAAATGGCGCTGTTCAGCTCGGTCCCGCAGCTCGCCATCCGCTATCAGATTCCCCTCATCCTCTGGGGTGAGAACCCGGGTCTCCAGCTTGGCGATCTCAAGACGCTGGGCCGCACTGGATACGACGGCAACAACCTCAGAAACATGAACACCCTCGCGGGCGGGGCGATGGACTGGATGCTCGACGTCGCCGACATGAAGTCGATGATCCCCTACCAGTACCCGAGCCCCGAAGACTTCGAGAAGCACGACCTCCAGATCGTCTATCTCGGCTGGTTCCTGGGCGACTGGTCCCTGACCAATAACGGCATGTATGCCGCCAGCGAAGGACTGCAGCTACGCACCGACACGGTCGAGAACACCGGCGACTTGCGCGGGGTCACCTCGCTCGACGAGGACTGGGTCACCCTCAACCAGATGATCAAGTTCTACAAGTTCGGTTTTGGCCGGGTGACCGATTACGTGAACGAGGAAATTCGCCTCGGCCGGCTGACCCGCGACGAGGGCATCGACCTCGTCACCCGCTACGACGACAGCTGCTCACCCGAATATATCGCGGCCTTCTGCGACTACATCGGGATCTCGGTCGATGCGTTCTGGCAGCAGGTTCACGGCTCCGTGAACAAGGATCTGTTCGATGTGCGGCCCAACGGGCTGATCGAACGCAAGTACACGGTCGGGGTGGGGCTGTGA
- the pseF gene encoding pseudaminic acid cytidylyltransferase — translation MNTAPTALAVIPARGGSKRIPRKNIRPFGDRPMISYAIGAALESGLFQRVVVSTDDAEIAAIARAEGADVPFERPADLSDDFTPTVPVIQHAITACREDGWSGAMVCCIYPGVPFIRSSDIAEALALLENAGGAGYAFPVTHFPSPIQRALRRDAGGGVAPFAPEHVATRTQDLEPAYFDAGQFYWGSAETWLAGLNIHANGRAIVLPEWRVVDIDTPEDWDRAEALFRAIGSGSRN, via the coding sequence ATGAACACGGCACCTACCGCTCTCGCGGTCATCCCCGCCCGGGGCGGCAGCAAGCGCATTCCGCGCAAGAACATCCGGCCGTTCGGCGATCGCCCGATGATTTCCTATGCGATCGGTGCGGCGCTGGAATCGGGCCTGTTCCAGCGCGTGGTCGTCTCCACCGACGACGCCGAAATCGCCGCCATCGCGCGGGCCGAGGGCGCGGACGTGCCCTTCGAGCGACCGGCAGACCTGTCCGACGATTTCACACCCACCGTGCCGGTTATCCAGCACGCGATCACAGCATGCCGCGAAGACGGGTGGTCCGGTGCGATGGTCTGCTGCATCTATCCAGGCGTGCCCTTCATCCGCTCGAGCGACATTGCCGAAGCGCTGGCCCTGCTCGAAAATGCGGGAGGCGCGGGCTATGCCTTTCCAGTCACCCATTTCCCGTCTCCCATCCAGCGGGCCCTTCGTCGCGACGCCGGCGGAGGGGTGGCGCCGTTCGCGCCCGAGCATGTCGCGACGCGCACGCAGGACCTCGAGCCTGCGTATTTCGATGCAGGCCAGTTCTACTGGGGTTCAGCCGAAACGTGGCTCGCCGGTCTGAATATCCACGCCAACGGCCGCGCCATCGTGCTGCCCGAATGGCGGGTGGTCGATATCGACACCCCGGAAGATTGGGATCGGGCCGAGGCGCTGTTTCGTGCGATTGGCAGCGGCTCGCGGAACTAG
- the pseI gene encoding pseudaminic acid synthase — translation MMIGNREVGRNARPYLIAEMSGNHNRSLDRALAIVDAAAASGADAIKLQTYTAETMTLNVSAPGFVIEDPDSLWAGRQLYDLYDEAHTPWDWHGPIMERAVQHGIDCFSTPFDETAVDFLESLGAPAYKIASFEVTDLPLIRKVAATGKPMIVSTGMATVAEIDEAVRTARDAGNDDIVILKCTSTYPATPENTNISTIPNMREAFGVEVGLSDHTMGCGVAVAAVGMGAVLVEKHFTLARADGGVDSTFSLEPAEFRTLREETERAWQAIGKVTYGGTKAEEKSRAFRRSLYIARDMAAGDELTSDTLRIVRPGFGLPPKFYDQMLGKRVTRAVTAGTPLDWDLVA, via the coding sequence ATGATGATCGGCAACCGCGAGGTCGGGCGAAACGCGCGCCCCTACCTGATCGCCGAGATGTCGGGCAATCACAACCGGTCGCTCGACCGTGCCCTGGCCATCGTCGACGCAGCCGCTGCCAGCGGAGCGGACGCGATCAAGTTGCAGACCTACACCGCGGAAACGATGACGCTGAACGTGAGCGCGCCCGGATTCGTGATCGAAGATCCGGACAGCCTCTGGGCTGGGCGGCAACTCTATGACCTGTATGACGAAGCGCACACGCCATGGGACTGGCACGGTCCGATCATGGAGCGGGCGGTGCAGCACGGGATCGACTGCTTTTCCACCCCCTTCGACGAGACGGCCGTCGATTTCCTCGAAAGCCTCGGCGCACCGGCCTACAAGATTGCCAGCTTCGAAGTGACCGACCTGCCCCTCATCCGCAAGGTTGCGGCGACGGGCAAGCCGATGATCGTTTCGACCGGCATGGCGACCGTGGCGGAGATCGACGAAGCCGTGCGTACGGCGCGCGATGCCGGGAACGACGACATCGTCATCCTCAAGTGCACCAGCACGTATCCCGCCACTCCGGAGAACACGAATATCTCGACCATTCCCAACATGCGCGAGGCATTCGGGGTCGAAGTGGGCTTGAGCGACCATACGATGGGCTGCGGCGTCGCGGTCGCCGCCGTCGGAATGGGCGCTGTTCTGGTCGAAAAGCATTTCACGCTTGCGCGCGCAGATGGGGGAGTCGATTCGACCTTCAGCCTCGAGCCGGCGGAATTCCGGACATTGCGCGAGGAAACCGAACGCGCCTGGCAGGCCATCGGCAAGGTCACTTACGGCGGTACCAAGGCCGAGGAGAAGTCGCGGGCCTTTCGTCGTTCGCTCTATATCGCGCGGGATATGGCCGCAGGCGACGAGCTGACTTCGGACACGTTGCGCATCGTGCGACCCGGGTTCGGCCTCCCGCCCAAGTTCTACGACCAGATGCTCGGCAAGCGGGTCACGCGCGCGGTAACGGCGGGCACTCCGCTCGACTGGGACCTGGTCGCCTGA
- a CDS encoding Gfo/Idh/MocA family protein: protein MHSALIIGCGRIAGGFDEGRPSTALARTHAGAYRAHGGFSIEACVDPDAARREEFARNWGVPRSAATLGELGPAAYDVVSICSPTSAHPADIAAALDLGPKLIFCEKPVSGDAEQTAELADRCAERGILLAVNYTRRWAPDVVELAHDLAAGCWGSVRSAYGIYTKGAVHNGGHMIDLLHMLLGPIDLMAAGYPVFDHWDDDPSVPALLRSEAGVPITLSVGDARDYAVFELSIVTERGEMVMRDGGLSWTYRWADESTQFAGYRSLGPFEHVAGRYDEAMPAAIANIAAALDAGAALASTGKTALAAQRVCEQMRRAALAHDH, encoded by the coding sequence TTGCACAGCGCTCTGATAATCGGCTGCGGCCGGATCGCGGGAGGCTTCGACGAGGGCCGCCCGTCCACCGCCCTGGCGCGGACCCATGCCGGAGCGTACCGCGCGCATGGCGGGTTCTCGATCGAAGCATGCGTCGATCCCGACGCAGCGCGCCGCGAGGAATTTGCCCGCAACTGGGGCGTACCCCGGTCGGCTGCGACCCTGGGCGAACTCGGCCCTGCAGCCTATGATGTCGTGTCGATCTGCTCTCCCACCAGCGCCCATCCCGCGGACATCGCTGCGGCGCTGGATCTGGGGCCGAAGCTGATCTTCTGCGAAAAGCCGGTAAGCGGCGACGCCGAACAGACCGCAGAACTTGCAGATCGGTGTGCCGAGCGCGGCATTCTGCTCGCCGTCAACTACACCCGTCGCTGGGCCCCCGACGTGGTCGAACTGGCGCACGACCTTGCAGCCGGTTGTTGGGGAAGCGTGCGCTCGGCCTACGGCATCTATACTAAGGGCGCCGTCCACAACGGCGGTCACATGATCGATCTGCTCCACATGCTGCTCGGCCCGATAGACCTGATGGCGGCCGGGTACCCGGTGTTCGATCATTGGGATGACGACCCGTCGGTGCCAGCGCTGCTTCGTAGTGAGGCCGGCGTTCCGATCACGCTGTCGGTGGGTGATGCCCGCGATTACGCGGTGTTCGAATTGTCGATCGTGACCGAACGGGGCGAGATGGTCATGCGCGACGGGGGACTCTCCTGGACGTACCGATGGGCCGACGAGAGCACCCAGTTCGCCGGTTACCGGTCGCTTGGCCCGTTCGAGCATGTCGCAGGCCGCTACGACGAGGCCATGCCTGCTGCGATCGCCAACATTGCCGCCGCACTGGATGCGGGCGCGGCGCTTGCATCGACGGGGAAAACCGCTCTTGCGGCGCAGCGCGTGTGCGAGCAGATGCGCCGCGCAGCACTCGCGCATGATCACTGA
- a CDS encoding GNAT family N-acetyltransferase — protein MERFLVGKRISLHGLTPDQMTPDTPYYGWLDDLSLDEYTERSHFPNNPQRMLDYYTTACANRSLVLLGIFDNESGDHVGNISFSDINWLNRRAFIGYLLGDANYAGKGYVTEACLMMMYYGFNRLNLNRIWGGVSALHGASRKVCAKVGLKEEGIQRQTLLRNGEFSDSIMVGALRDEWMPEFGEKARGFFAVPPTYDMP, from the coding sequence ATGGAAAGGTTCCTTGTTGGCAAGCGCATATCGCTTCACGGACTAACGCCTGATCAGATGACGCCGGACACGCCATACTATGGCTGGCTCGACGACCTTTCGCTCGACGAGTACACCGAGAGAAGTCATTTTCCCAATAACCCACAGCGAATGCTGGACTATTACACTACTGCGTGTGCAAACCGTTCTCTCGTTCTGCTGGGCATTTTCGACAACGAGTCCGGCGACCACGTCGGGAACATCTCCTTCTCGGACATCAACTGGCTGAACCGGCGTGCATTCATCGGCTATCTTCTGGGCGATGCGAATTATGCCGGGAAGGGGTATGTAACCGAAGCGTGCCTCATGATGATGTACTATGGGTTCAACCGGCTGAACCTGAACCGCATCTGGGGCGGCGTGTCCGCGTTGCACGGAGCATCTCGCAAGGTCTGTGCAAAGGTGGGACTGAAAGAGGAAGGCATTCAGCGCCAGACCCTCCTGCGCAACGGCGAATTCTCGGACAGCATCATGGTTGGAGCGCTGCGCGACGAATGGATGCCCGAGTTCGGCGAAAAGGCGCGTGGCTTCTTCGCCGTGCCTCCGACCTATGACATGCCTTGA
- a CDS encoding DegT/DnrJ/EryC1/StrS family aminotransferase, with amino-acid sequence MTDTLAIHGGTPTVETPLALFKAMSEDEVEAASRVVRSGVLSAFIGAPGEFFLGGPEVRAFEAKAADYFGVRHAISVNSWTSGLIAAVGAAGIAPGDEVITTPWTMSATAMAILHWNAIPVFADIDPETFNLDPDSVEALVGPRTKAIMAVDIFGQSADMTALRGIADRHGLALLTDTAQAPGAKTGNRFTGTLADIGGFSLNYHKHIHCGEGGILVTDDDRLAERLQLIRNHAESVLKSEDPADYVNMIGYNFRMGEIEAAIASVQLDKLKERVESRQRAARQLDEGLAGLAGLTTPKVEADGTHVYYVYGMTLDTEALGVPRANIVAALQVEGVPGLFAGYQNLHLLPIFRHRIAYGRDHFPFSLAEREIPYGPGTCPIAEKLHGETFMGLNLCMCDYPPEDVDAVVAAFRKVWAGMDALRKGTGEVEGD; translated from the coding sequence ATGACCGATACCCTCGCCATCCACGGCGGCACCCCGACGGTCGAGACGCCGCTCGCGCTGTTCAAGGCGATGAGCGAAGACGAGGTCGAGGCAGCCTCGAGGGTCGTCCGCTCGGGCGTGCTTTCGGCCTTTATCGGAGCGCCCGGGGAATTTTTCCTTGGTGGACCGGAAGTGCGCGCGTTCGAAGCGAAGGCCGCCGACTACTTCGGCGTGCGCCACGCGATCAGCGTCAATTCGTGGACGTCGGGCCTCATCGCAGCGGTGGGGGCCGCCGGGATAGCGCCCGGTGACGAGGTGATCACGACGCCGTGGACGATGTCGGCCACCGCGATGGCGATCCTCCACTGGAACGCGATCCCCGTCTTCGCCGACATCGATCCGGAAACCTTCAATCTCGACCCGGACAGCGTCGAAGCACTCGTGGGTCCCCGGACGAAGGCGATCATGGCGGTCGACATCTTCGGCCAGTCCGCGGACATGACCGCGCTGCGGGGCATCGCCGACCGTCACGGGTTGGCGCTTCTGACCGACACCGCGCAGGCGCCCGGCGCCAAGACCGGCAACCGTTTCACAGGCACCTTGGCCGACATCGGGGGCTTCAGCCTCAATTATCACAAGCACATCCATTGTGGCGAAGGGGGCATCCTCGTCACTGACGATGACCGTTTGGCGGAGCGGCTCCAGCTCATCCGCAATCACGCCGAGTCCGTGCTGAAGAGCGAGGACCCGGCCGACTACGTCAACATGATCGGCTACAACTTCCGCATGGGCGAGATCGAGGCGGCAATCGCCTCGGTCCAGCTCGACAAGCTCAAGGAGCGGGTCGAGAGCCGCCAGCGCGCCGCGCGCCAGCTGGACGAAGGCCTCGCCGGCCTCGCCGGCCTGACGACTCCGAAGGTCGAGGCGGACGGGACGCACGTCTATTACGTCTACGGGATGACGCTCGATACCGAGGCTCTCGGCGTGCCGCGCGCCAACATCGTCGCCGCGCTCCAGGTCGAAGGCGTGCCGGGTCTTTTCGCCGGGTACCAGAACCTGCACCTGCTGCCGATCTTCCGCCACCGCATTGCTTACGGCCGGGACCACTTCCCCTTCAGCCTGGCCGAGCGCGAAATCCCGTACGGCCCCGGCACTTGCCCGATCGCCGAAAAGCTTCATGGCGAGACATTCATGGGCCTGAACCTGTGCATGTGCGACTACCCGCCCGAGGACGTCGACGCCGTGGTCGCTGCATTCCGCAAGGTGTGGGCCGGAATGGATGCGTTACGCAAGGGGACGGGCGAGGTCGAAGGAGACTAA